A genome region from Macrotis lagotis isolate mMagLag1 chromosome 4, bilby.v1.9.chrom.fasta, whole genome shotgun sequence includes the following:
- the NPFFR1 gene encoding neuropeptide FF receptor 1, with amino-acid sequence MEQQKDDSSLPWEGATQPVNDSSFANNESGTQASSRNLTFSSYYQHSWPVAAMFIVAYILIFLMCLVGNSLVCFIVVKNRQMRTVTNMFILNLAVSDLLVGVFCMPTTLVDNLITGWPFDNVTCKISGLVQGMSVSASVFTLVAIAVERFHCIVHPFRQKLTLKKALVTITIIWVLALTIMCPSAITLTVTREEHHFMVDAQNHSYPLFSCWEAWPEKGMRKIYTTVLFSHIYAAPLALLIIMYARIAFKLFKSRDPQSDEASMERQHVSKRKAKVVHMLIIVALFFTLSWLPLWCLLLLTDYGHLSEQQLYLVSVYVFPFAHWLAFFNSSANPIIYGYFNRNFRRGFRAAFQTQLCSLKWGNHRGTYSERPGGLLAGGLRNRIFVEVQPSDSALPTESGQSGDVQRMGSFPLRSVWMAHPRLVKEDLEGQGRSHIPLSIPAWGS; translated from the exons AAGGAGCCACACAACCTGTCAATGACTCATCCTTTGCCAACAATGAGAGCGGCACCCAAGCATCTTCTAGgaacctcaccttctcctcctacTACCAGCACTCGTGGCCTGTGGCAGCTATGTTCATTGTGGCCTACATCCTCATCTTCCTCATGTGCTTGGTGGGAAATAGCCTAGTTTGCTTTATTGTGGTGAAGAACCGGCAGATGAGGACAGTCACCAACATGTTCATCCTGAACCTGGCTGTCAGTGACCTACTGGTGGGTGTCTTCTGCATGCCCACAACCCTTGTGGACAACTTGATCACAG GTTGGCCATTTGATAATGTCACGTGCAAGATAAGCGGCCTGGTCCAAGGCATGTCGGTTTCGGCTTCAGTCTTCACCCTGGTGGCCATTGCTGTGGAAAG GTTCCATTGCATCGTTCATCCCTTCCGCCAGAAGTTGACCCTGAAGAAGGCCCTGGTCACTATCACCATCATCTGGGTCCTAGCACTGACCATCATGTGCCCATCAGCCATCACTCTCACGGTCACACGGGAGGAGCACCACTTCATGGTAGATGCCCAGAACCACTCCTACCCCCTCTTCTCCTGCTGGGAGGCCTGGCCTGAGAAGGGCATGAGGAAGATCTACACCACGGTGCTCTTCTCCCACATCTACGCGGCCCCCCTGGCCCTACTCATCATCATGTATGCCCGCATCGCTTTCAAGCTCTTCAAGTCCCGGGACCCCCAGTCGGATGAGGCTTCCATGGAGAGGCAGCACGTGTCCAAGCGGAAGGCCAAGGTTGTACACATGCTCATCATCGTGGCGCTCTTCTTCACCCTCTCCTGGCTCCCTCTGTGGTGCCTGCTGCTCCTCACTGACTACGGCCACCTCAGCGAGCAGCAGCTGTACCTGGTCAGTGTTTATGTCTTCCCCTTTGCTCATTGGCTGGCTTTCTTCAACAGCAGTGCCAACCCCATCATCTACGGCTACTTCAATAGGAATTTCCGCAGAGGCTTCCGGGCTGCCTTCCAGACACAGCTTTGCTCCCTCAAGTGGGGAAATCACAGGGGAACCTACTCTGAGAGGCCTGGTGGACTCCTGGCCGGGGGCCTGCGCAACCGAATCTTCGTAGAGGTACAACCCAGTGATTCAGCCCTGCCCACTGAGTCGGGCCAGAGTGGCGATGTCCAGAGGATGGGAAGCTTCCCCCTGCGGAGCGTTTGGATGGCCCATCCCCGGCTGGTAAAGGAAGACCTGGAGGGTCAAGGCCGTTCCCACATACCCCTTAGCATCCCAGCATGGGGCAGCTGA